In Trichoderma atroviride chromosome 2, complete sequence, one DNA window encodes the following:
- a CDS encoding uncharacterized protein (TransMembrane:10 (i61-78o84-104i116-135o141-160i181-207o235-257i329-349o420-440i447-467o473-492i)): MPWDLAHGSGRRNRGFLGFDSSALSAQDKEDRHQLRYELDLNSWNFRIWGVAASGFLTDSYNLFSTNVILASVGFVYWPHGGEWTSLLINFFTLLGSIVGQVLFGYLADRFGRTRLYGIELVLVIVSTIGVATSSHGYGDISFLGLFIWWRFVMGIGIGAEYPLSAVITSEWSSTQSRSRMLASVFLMQPVGQALAQIIGLLVLLGFNHTHKLKEMQCGLNTANEEACRKAVDGIWRIVIGSGAVPALLAIIFRFFLFDCGLYSLEVKNKPAVAIMNTQRVYGAPSGNTSNNMQMNPPNGINPENSSGPMPIQFSREDLYNYFIRDGNWYYLLGTAASWFFLDVSFYGLSLDNRGTLADMWATHKATPLNNQLSCWNSSLPNGNSTVPHWAQVGLPAWQTDPTRPCSTIYDVLIQQTKQYILTVSLASIAGSACFIIFANRIPRKKWLTVSFFVLAILFIITGGVYYGVHQDAAAPATVVFVAICHFMFNMGKELSIECRILSHPFC; this comes from the exons ATGCCCTGGGATCTGGCGCACGGCTCTGGGCGGAGGAATCGAGGCTTTCTCGGCTTCGACAGCTCTGCCTTGTCGGCCCAGGACAAGGAG GATCGCCATCAACTGCGCTACGAGCTTGACCTCAACTCTTGGAACTTCCGCATCTGGGGTGTTGCCGCCTCGGGCTTCCTTACCGATTC ATACAACCTCTTCTCTACCAATGTCATCCTAGCTTCTGTTGGCTTTGTCTACTGGCCGCATGGAGGGGAATGGACGAGCCTCctcatcaacttcttcaCTCTTTTGGGGTCCATCGTCGGACAAGTGCTGTTTGGCTACCTTGCCGATCGCTTTGGTCGCACTCGCCTCTATGGAATCGAACTGGTGCTTGTCATTGTATCAACCATTGGCGTAGCGACTAGCAGCCATGGCTACGGCGACATATCGTTTCTTGGTCTTTTCATCTGGTGGCGCTTCGTCATGGGCATCG GCATTGGAGCCGAATATCCATTGAGTGCAGTCATTACTTCCGAGTGGTCTAGCACTCAATCCAGATCGCGCATGCTCGCCAGTGTCTTCCTCATGCAACCTGTCGGGCAGGCGCTGGCCCAGATCATCGGCTTGTTGGTGCTCTTGGGATTCAACCACACCCACAAGCTCAAAGAGATGCAGTGCGGCCTCAATACTGCAAATGAAGAGGCTTGCCGGAAAGCAGTCGACGGCATATGGCGGATTGTCATCGGGTCGGGCGCAGTGCCGGCTCTGCTAGCCATAATATTTCGCTTCTTCCTGTTTGACTGCGGCCTGTACAGTCTCGAGGTCAAGAACAAGCCTGCCGTTGCCATCATGAACACGCAGCGTGTATACGGCGCCCCTTCGGGCAACACTTCCAACAATATGCAAATGAATCCTCCCAATGGCATAAACCCAGAGAACTCTTCCGGACCGATGCCGATACAGTTCTCACGGGAAGACTTGTACAACTACTTCATCCGAGATGGAAACTGGTATTACCTCCTGGGAACAGCGGCATCATGGTTCTTTTTGGACGTGAGTTTCTATGGTCTTTCGCTGGATAATAGAGGAACACTGGCCGATATGTGGGCTACACATAAAGCAACACCACTCAACAACCAGCTCTCATGTTGGAATTCGTCGCTTCCCAACGGCAACTCAACAGTACCGCACTGGGCGCAAGTCGGACTCCCTGCATGGCAGACAGACCCAACTCGACCATGCAGCACCATCTACGACGTGCTAATACAGCAAACTAAGCAATATATCCTTACAGTCTCCTTGGCGTCTATTGCGGGGAGCGCTTGCTTCATCATTTTCGCGAATCGCATCCCGCGCAAGAAATGGCTCACagtttccttttttgttttggctatcctcttcatcattaCGGGAGGTGTTTATTATGGCGTTCACCAGGATGCCGCTGCACCTGCAACAGTAGTGTTTGTGGCCATTTGTCATTTCATGTTTAATATGGGTAAGGAACTTTCAATCGAATGCAGAATTCTATCCCACCCCTTTTGCTAA
- a CDS encoding uncharacterized protein (EggNog:ENOG41) has translation MPDSSDNGSSSNGGNQNSPHDDNAAPRDAHPDNASVPKPKRLACMICRKRKLKCDGIRPSCSTCSRLGHNCAYDEQRRKSGPKRGYVKALEERLKQVETLLKTQEPPTKSPTKGIPIQVPSANSQTNGNTSMPMPAPNMGLGGDERWHFNNGESPQQGSMDDFSFNANMGMPVNNMPGNFTWEMIGLGLEEPLPPQETIDELHQIYFDKVHPSMPMIHRYRYLAAMNLAPSQRPPVCLRYAMWTLSCSISEKYSDLKDLFYQRARKYVEADYMKGFGEHMISVAHCQTHILLSSYEIKMMYFPRAWINTGSAVRLAQMIGLHRVDGSGLDVKMCLPPPKDWTESEERRRTFWMAFCEDRYASIGTGWPMTVDERDIKTNLPSSDEAFDMSRPEQTITLEESTNPSGAGKLSSFGGIVLMASLFGRNLIHLHRPDDDDQDHDINGPFWKRHRQMDHIILNTSLCLPSHLKLPAGLNNANVIFTNMSIHTSTICLHQAAIFKAEANKLPASVSAESKIRCITAANEIASIMRTISHMDLSAMNPFIAFCLYVSARVFVQYLKSKPEDAQTVDSLRFLISAMNALKRRNPPDRVLPGSVGCGL, from the exons ATGCCCGACTCCTCGGACAACGGCTCGTCGAGCAACGGCGGCAACCAGAACAGCCCTCACGACGACAACGCCGCGCCTCGCGATGCGCACCCAGACAACGCCAGCGtccccaagcccaagcgcCTGGCCTGCATGATCTGCCGGAAACGCAAGCTCAAGTGCGACGGCATCcggcccagctgcagcacctGCTCGCGACTCGGACACAACTGTGCCTATGACGAGCAGCGGAGGAAGAGCGGCCCCAAGCGCGGCTACgtcaaggcgctggaggaaCGATTGA AACAAGTCGAGACGCTGTTAAAGACCCAGGAGCCACCAACCAAAAGCCCGACGAAAGGCATCCCCATCCAAGTCCCCAGTGCCAATAGCCAGACAAATGGAAACACTTCAATGCCCATGCCCGCCCCTAACATGGGACTTGGTGGCGATGAGCGCTGGCACTTTAACAATGGCGAATCGCCTCAGCAAGGATCCATGGACGACTTCAGCTTCAATGCCAACATGGGCATGCCCGTCAACAACATGCCTGGAAATTTCACCTGGGAGATGATTGGTCTGGGCCTGGAAGAACCTCTGCCGCCGCAGGAAACTATTGATGAGTTGCACCAAATCTATTTTGACAAGGTTCATCCGTCGATGCCCATGATACATAGATACCGGTACCTTGCTGCAATGAACTT GGCACCCAGTCAACGACCACCAGTCTGTTTACGATACGCCATGTGGACATTGTCGTGCTCCATCTCGGAAAAGTACTCGGACCTCAAGGACCTGTTTTACCAGAGAGCGCGCAAGTACGTTGAGGCTGATTACATGAAGGGCTTTGGAGAGCATATGATTTCTGTTGCTCACTGCCAAACACACATTCTGCTGTCGAGCTATGAGATCAAGATGATGTACTTTCCCAGAGCCTGGATTAACACGGGCTCTGCTGTCCGCCTCGCACAAAT GATTGGATTGCATAGGGTAGACGGCAGTGGCTTGGATGTCAAGATGTGCTTGCCACCGCCCAAGGACTGGACTGAGAGCGAGGAGCGAAGACGAACGTTTTGGATGGCCTTTTGCGAGGACCGTTATGCGAGTATCGGCACTGGCTGGCCCATGACCGTCGACGAAAGGGACATCAAGACAAACTTGCCATCATCAGACGAAGCATTCGACATGAGCCGCCCAGAACAGACAATCACTTTGGAAGAGTCCACAAACCCATCCGGAGCTGGCAAGCTGTCATCTTTTGGCGGCATTGTCCTCATGGCTAGTCTTTTCGGCCGCAACCTGATTCACTTGCACCGcccagacgacgacgaccaggACCACGACATCAACGGCCCCTTTTGGAAACGCCACCGCCAGATGGACCACATCATTCTCAACACCTCGCTTTGCTTGCCATCTCACCTCAAGCTCCCTGCTGGACTGAACAATGCCAACGTCATCTTCACAAATATGAGCATCCACACTTCAACCATCTGTCTGCACCAAGCggccatcttcaaggccgaAGCGAACAAGCTTCCAGCGTCTGTCAGCGCCGAGAGTAAGATCCGGTGCATCACTGCAGCCAACGAGATTGCCAGCATCATGAGGACAATATCACACATGGATCTGTCTGCG ATGAACCCATTCATCGCTTTCTGCCTCTACGTCTCCGCCAGAGTCTTTGTGCAGTATCTCAAGAGCAAGCCTGAAGACGCGCAGACCGTTGACTCGCTGCGCTTCCTCATCTCCGCTATGAACGCGCTGAAGCGACGGAACCCCCCTGACCGAGTCCTTCCTGGTTCAGTTGGATGTGGACTTTGA
- a CDS encoding uncharacterized protein (EggNog:ENOG41) has product MKTTGDDGNLANAPDIAEPTTTDSQSMSTSNSNNFGNGAWLSSDQQMHVLTPNSGSMYEKNVPGSGGLSGFGDGLDQDASGSPGLQSAGRTPNSSGGTSDARPPHLGPGHMSNGASGHDSFRQSPISPQQTMMNHGGMDNSGAQGYYGDPNSFTMAAGMGMPQTPYPMTNGWAGLTGPAAGMQPVGGEGVLRALMNMGPMDAMDLSSWDSGNPH; this is encoded by the coding sequence ATGAAGACGACTGGAGATGACGGCAACCTTGCCAACGCTCCCGATATCGCGGAGCCGACTACTACTGACAGTCAGAGCATGTCGACGTCGAACTCGAACAACTTTGGAAATGGAGCATGGCTCTCTAGTGACCAGCAAATGCACGTCTTGACCCCCAACTCCGGCAGCATGTATGAAAAGAATGTTCCTGGCAGCGGTGGGCTGTCCGGCTTCGGCGACGGATTGGACCAAGATGCGTCTGGCTCGCCGGGTCTTCAATCAGCTGGGCGTACTCCCAACTCGAGCGGCGGCACATCTGACGCACGACCTCCTCACCTTGGGCCGGGTCATATGTCCAACGGTGCATCAGGGCATGATTCGTTCCGACAGAGCCCCATCTCACCACAACAGACAATGATGAACCACGGAGGCATGGACAACAGCGGCGCCCAAGGATACTATGGTGATCCTAACAGCTTTACCATGGCTGCCGGCATGGGCATGCCACAAACTCCCTATCCCATGACAAACGGATGGGCAGGGTTGACTGGACCAGCCGCCGGGATGCAGCCAGTGGGAGGAGAAGGTGTCCTCAGGGCGCTGATGAACATGGGGCCCATGGACGCCATGGACCTATCATCATGGGACTCTGGCAACCCACACTAA
- a CDS encoding uncharacterized protein (TransMembrane:12 (i61-78o84-104i116-135o141-160i181-207o235-257i329-349o420-440i447-469o475-500i512-535o547-567i)), with protein MPWDLAHGSGRRNRGFLGFDSSALSAQDKEDRHQLRYELDLNSWNFRIWGVAASGFLTDSYNLFSTNVILASVGFVYWPHGGEWTSLLINFFTLLGSIVGQVLFGYLADRFGRTRLYGIELVLVIVSTIGVATSSHGYGDISFLGLFIWWRFVMGIGIGAEYPLSAVITSEWSSTQSRSRMLASVFLMQPVGQALAQIIGLLVLLGFNHTHKLKEMQCGLNTANEEACRKAVDGIWRIVIGSGAVPALLAIIFRFFLFDCGLYSLEVKNKPAVAIMNTQRVYGAPSGNTSNNMQMNPPNGINPENSSGPMPIQFSREDLYNYFIRDGNWYYLLGTAASWFFLDVSFYGLSLDNRGTLADMWATHKATPLNNQLSCWNSSLPNGNSTVPHWAQVGLPAWQTDPTRPCSTIYDVLIQQTKQYILTVSLASIAGSACFIIFANRIPRKKWLTVSFFVLAILFIITGGVYYGVHQDAAAPATVVFVAICHFMFNMGANTLTFIIPAEVFPTCYRSTCHGISAAAGKFGSIVSLLVVYGINQSYKSESRQGLIFLLFGSVAAFGAVFSWAYLPDPQKYVDDGDGKKYLETKDLEELGEGRVRARLSGDVVTFGEKWADIRRRRRDPGTSQLRSPTSE; from the exons ATGCCCTGGGATCTGGCGCACGGCTCTGGGCGGAGGAATCGAGGCTTTCTCGGCTTCGACAGCTCTGCCTTGTCGGCCCAGGACAAGGAG GATCGCCATCAACTGCGCTACGAGCTTGACCTCAACTCTTGGAACTTCCGCATCTGGGGTGTTGCCGCCTCGGGCTTCCTTACCGATTC ATACAACCTCTTCTCTACCAATGTCATCCTAGCTTCTGTTGGCTTTGTCTACTGGCCGCATGGAGGGGAATGGACGAGCCTCctcatcaacttcttcaCTCTTTTGGGGTCCATCGTCGGACAAGTGCTGTTTGGCTACCTTGCCGATCGCTTTGGTCGCACTCGCCTCTATGGAATCGAACTGGTGCTTGTCATTGTATCAACCATTGGCGTAGCGACTAGCAGCCATGGCTACGGCGACATATCGTTTCTTGGTCTTTTCATCTGGTGGCGCTTCGTCATGGGCATCG GCATTGGAGCCGAATATCCATTGAGTGCAGTCATTACTTCCGAGTGGTCTAGCACTCAATCCAGATCGCGCATGCTCGCCAGTGTCTTCCTCATGCAACCTGTCGGGCAGGCGCTGGCCCAGATCATCGGCTTGTTGGTGCTCTTGGGATTCAACCACACCCACAAGCTCAAAGAGATGCAGTGCGGCCTCAATACTGCAAATGAAGAGGCTTGCCGGAAAGCAGTCGACGGCATATGGCGGATTGTCATCGGGTCGGGCGCAGTGCCGGCTCTGCTAGCCATAATATTTCGCTTCTTCCTGTTTGACTGCGGCCTGTACAGTCTCGAGGTCAAGAACAAGCCTGCCGTTGCCATCATGAACACGCAGCGTGTATACGGCGCCCCTTCGGGCAACACTTCCAACAATATGCAAATGAATCCTCCCAATGGCATAAACCCAGAGAACTCTTCCGGACCGATGCCGATACAGTTCTCACGGGAAGACTTGTACAACTACTTCATCCGAGATGGAAACTGGTATTACCTCCTGGGAACAGCGGCATCATGGTTCTTTTTGGACGTGAGTTTCTATGGTCTTTCGCTGGATAATAGAGGAACACTGGCCGATATGTGGGCTACACATAAAGCAACACCACTCAACAACCAGCTCTCATGTTGGAATTCGTCGCTTCCCAACGGCAACTCAACAGTACCGCACTGGGCGCAAGTCGGACTCCCTGCATGGCAGACAGACCCAACTCGACCATGCAGCACCATCTACGACGTGCTAATACAGCAAACTAAGCAATATATCCTTACAGTCTCCTTGGCGTCTATTGCGGGGAGCGCTTGCTTCATCATTTTCGCGAATCGCATCCCGCGCAAGAAATGGCTCACagtttccttttttgttttggctatcctcttcatcattaCGGGAGGTGTTTATTATGGCGTTCACCAGGATGCCGCTGCACCTGCAACAGTAGTGTTTGTGGCCATTTGTCATTTCATGTTTAATATGG GCGCAAACACACTGACATTCATCATACCGGCCGAGGTATTCCCCACGTGTTACCGATCAACTTGCCACGGCATCTCTGCGGCCGCAGGCAAGTTCGGGAGCATAGTCTCTCTGCTCGTCGTGTACGGCATCAACCAGTCTTACAAGAGCGAAAGCCGCCAGGGGCTCAtattcctcctcttcggctCGGTTGCCGCGTTTGGCGCCGTCTTTTCTTGGGCCTACCTGCCTGATCCACAGAAATACGTCGATGACGGTGACGGCAAGAAATATCTGGAGACTAAGGATCTCGAGGAGTTAGGTGAGGGCCGTGTCAGGGCTCGCTTAAGCGGAGATGTTGTGACATTTGGTGAGAAGTGGGCGGACAttaggagaagaaggagagatcCTGGTACGTCCCAACTTCGGAGCCCTACTTCCGAATAG
- a CDS encoding uncharacterized protein (BUSCO:EOG092D3PF3), whose amino-acid sequence MIDGEVALVHKFIRDHYSTRFPELERLVTTPLEYAKVVAIIGNGPMDAENIKALQTSTENPLGVGLKAVLDGPSLMIVTVEATTSKGHDMVPEELQRVRQACEMMIALHKAKQTLTEYVQSRMNIFAPNLTILIGSLTAAQLLNAAGGLTGLSKTPACNIPSWGSKKRQAGLATNIGIRQQGYLYNSEIIRGIPNDLKKQAMRIVAAKLVLAARVDRIHSSADGSTGEQLKSACLERLEKLTEPPPNKGQRALPVPDDKPARKRGGRRARKAKEALAMTELRKAQNRMAFGKEEKEVGYGMGEGTVGMGMIGQSNDGRIRGMQVDQRTRAKIGVKSKGWGGASTLGGGTASSIGGFGMAPGMDLRGKGLRSSGVGTTVGSATGTASSLAFTPVQGLELVDPKVRADLNKKRKAEEDRWFKGGSFTQVGNGGGGGFKVPELPASKRVDTGATKMGPPPVPNRK is encoded by the coding sequence ATGATAGATGGCGAAGTCGCGTTGGTTCACAAGTTCATTCGCGATCATTACTCGACCAGATTTCCCGAACTGGAACGACTCGTTACGACGCCATTGGAATATGCCAAGGTGGTGGCTATCATTGGCAATGGTCCGATGGACGCGGAGAATATCAAGGCGCTCCAGACCTCGACAGAGAACCCTCTTGGCGTTGGGCTCAAAGCCGTCCTCGACGGTCCCTCGCTCATGATTGTCACGGTGGAAGCCACAACGTCCAAAGGTCATGACATGGTGCCTGAGGAGCTTCAGCGAGTGCGCCAGGCCTGTGAGATGATGATTGCGCTGCACAAGGCGAAGCAAACGCTCACAGAATATGTGCAATCGCGAATGAATATCTTTGCACCCAATCTAACGATCCTCATCGGATCACTCACAGCAGCGCAACTTCTCAACGCCGCCGGAGGTTTGACAGGCCTATCCAAGACGCCGGCATGCAATATCCCTTCTTGGGGCTCCAAGAAGCGACAAGCTGGTCTGGCAACCAATATCGGAATTCGTCAGCAAGGATATCTCTACAATTCAGAAATTATCCGAGGTATCCCCAACGACCTAAAGAAACAAGCGATGAGAATCGTAGCGGCCAAGCTGGTCTTGGCAGCACGAGTCGATCGCATTCATTCCAGTGCTGATGGCTCAACGGGAGAGCAGTTAAAGTCTGCCTGCTTGGAAAGATTAGAGAAGCTTACAGAGCCCCCTCCAAACAAAGGACAGCGAGCACTGCCTGTACCAGATGACAAACCCGCCAGAAAGCGAGGTGGCCGCCGGGCCAGGAAAGCCAAGGAGGCACTCGCCATGACCGAACTGCGCAAAGCCCAGAACCGCATGGCGTTTGgcaaggaggagaaggaagttGGCTACGGCATGGGCGAGGGCACGGtgggcatgggcatgatTGGCCAGTCCAACGACGGGCGCATCCGAGGCATGCAAGTCGACCAGCGGACACGAGCCAAAATCGGCGTCAAGAGCAAAGGCTGGGGAGGAGCCAGCACACTGGGCGGCGGCACGGCATCGTCAATCGGAGGCTTTGGCATGGCTCCCGGCATGGATCTTCGGGGCAAAGGACTGCGGTCCTCAGGGGTGGGAACTACTGTTGGCTCTGCTACCGGTACGGCATCTTCGCTGGCCTTTACCCCTGTCCAGGGCCTGGAGCTTGTCGACCCAAAGGTCCGAGCCGACCTCAATAAGAAACGCAAGGCTGAGGAAGACCGGTGGTTCAAGGGCGGCAGCTTCACGCAAGTTGGCAacggcggaggaggcggtTTCAAGGTGCCAGAATTGCCGGCCTCTAAGCGGGTCGACACGGGTGCGACGAAGATGGGGCCGCCTCCGGTGCCGAACCGAAAATGA
- a CDS encoding uncharacterized protein (TransMembrane:8 (o28-54i82-104o176-196i267-288o294-314i326-349o361-382i394-414o)), giving the protein MGIGIGAEYPLSAVITSEWSSTQSRSRMLASVFLMQPVGQALAQIIGLLVLLGFNHTHKLKEMQCGLNTANEEACRKAVDGIWRIVIGSGAVPALLAIIFRFFLFDCGLYSLEVKNKPAVAIMNTQRVYGAPSGNTSNNMQMNPPNGINPENSSGPMPIQFSREDLYNYFIRDGNWYYLLGTAASWFFLDVSFYGLSLDNRGTLADMWATHKATPLNNQLSCWNSSLPNGNSTVPHWAQVGLPAWQTDPTRPCSTIYDVLIQQTKQYILTVSLASIAGSACFIIFANRIPRKKWLTVSFFVLAILFIITGGVYYGVHQDAAAPATVVFVAICHFMFNMGANTLTFIIPAEVFPTCYRSTCHGISAAAGKFGSIVSLLVVYGINQSYKSESRQGLIFLLFGSVAAFGAVFSWAYLPDPQKYVDDGDGKKYLETKDLEELGEGRVRARLSGDVVTFGEKWADIRRRRRDPGTSQLRSPTSE; this is encoded by the exons ATGGGCATCG GCATTGGAGCCGAATATCCATTGAGTGCAGTCATTACTTCCGAGTGGTCTAGCACTCAATCCAGATCGCGCATGCTCGCCAGTGTCTTCCTCATGCAACCTGTCGGGCAGGCGCTGGCCCAGATCATCGGCTTGTTGGTGCTCTTGGGATTCAACCACACCCACAAGCTCAAAGAGATGCAGTGCGGCCTCAATACTGCAAATGAAGAGGCTTGCCGGAAAGCAGTCGACGGCATATGGCGGATTGTCATCGGGTCGGGCGCAGTGCCGGCTCTGCTAGCCATAATATTTCGCTTCTTCCTGTTTGACTGCGGCCTGTACAGTCTCGAGGTCAAGAACAAGCCTGCCGTTGCCATCATGAACACGCAGCGTGTATACGGCGCCCCTTCGGGCAACACTTCCAACAATATGCAAATGAATCCTCCCAATGGCATAAACCCAGAGAACTCTTCCGGACCGATGCCGATACAGTTCTCACGGGAAGACTTGTACAACTACTTCATCCGAGATGGAAACTGGTATTACCTCCTGGGAACAGCGGCATCATGGTTCTTTTTGGACGTGAGTTTCTATGGTCTTTCGCTGGATAATAGAGGAACACTGGCCGATATGTGGGCTACACATAAAGCAACACCACTCAACAACCAGCTCTCATGTTGGAATTCGTCGCTTCCCAACGGCAACTCAACAGTACCGCACTGGGCGCAAGTCGGACTCCCTGCATGGCAGACAGACCCAACTCGACCATGCAGCACCATCTACGACGTGCTAATACAGCAAACTAAGCAATATATCCTTACAGTCTCCTTGGCGTCTATTGCGGGGAGCGCTTGCTTCATCATTTTCGCGAATCGCATCCCGCGCAAGAAATGGCTCACagtttccttttttgttttggctatcctcttcatcattaCGGGAGGTGTTTATTATGGCGTTCACCAGGATGCCGCTGCACCTGCAACAGTAGTGTTTGTGGCCATTTGTCATTTCATGTTTAATATGG GCGCAAACACACTGACATTCATCATACCGGCCGAGGTATTCCCCACGTGTTACCGATCAACTTGCCACGGCATCTCTGCGGCCGCAGGCAAGTTCGGGAGCATAGTCTCTCTGCTCGTCGTGTACGGCATCAACCAGTCTTACAAGAGCGAAAGCCGCCAGGGGCTCAtattcctcctcttcggctCGGTTGCCGCGTTTGGCGCCGTCTTTTCTTGGGCCTACCTGCCTGATCCACAGAAATACGTCGATGACGGTGACGGCAAGAAATATCTGGAGACTAAGGATCTCGAGGAGTTAGGTGAGGGCCGTGTCAGGGCTCGCTTAAGCGGAGATGTTGTGACATTTGGTGAGAAGTGGGCGGACAttaggagaagaaggagagatcCTGGTACGTCCCAACTTCGGAGCCCTACTTCCGAATAG
- a CDS encoding uncharacterized protein (EggNog:ENOG41) codes for MAASSSSGSSFTSSSLGRPPTYSRSYVSPVDSTWTQTSEISTISATSTGDSVAQPASLRPLDLGPPGYSATIILFQDTAEERTVYLGPWEVVGSEQRRIRWQCSYQSELLEHFLPTDIPSDIHPHTLHSRHRQFNDPSDVERFLSFNEHHRVRYTSGDGVCIHDGFIPVKYEFTSVDASTHFQGDLRKKDLVGFYDVDVVWSNLQSRTDSFGKVKGIGAIQRLKLWRDRYTTFHSLSVFANKTDHQYREYDIHHFDGELRNRDDRQKSLRLSVHGRRGSVPEEAPPRRTFRIRQRVRSAGQASQASPELGPSYAAAPLDIRHLSIQFTHKRDYKRFIETWAHAHSSDREFNGIPFPPNHFELASPDILPG; via the exons ATGGccgcctcgtcctcgtccgGCTCGTCCTTTACCTCGTCGTCTCTCGGCCGCCCGCCCACCTACAGCCGCTCCTACGTGAGCCCCGTCGACTCGACCTGGACGCAGACGTCGGAAATCTCCACGATATCAGCCACCTCCACGGGCGACTCGGTCGCGCAGCCGGCCTCGCTGCGGCCTCTAGACCTGGGGCCCCCCGGCTATTCTGCCACAAT AATCCTCTTCCAAGACACTGCCGAAGAACGGACTGTGTATCTGGGACCCTGGGAAGTGGTGGGGTCTGAGCAGCGGCGTATCCGCTGGCAGTGCAGCTACCAGAGCGAGCTGCTCGAACACTTTT TGCCTACGGACATACCTTCAGATATCCACCCCCATACTCTTCACTCACGGCACCGTCAATTCAATGATCCGTCAGACGTAGAACGATTCCTGTCATTCAACGAACATCATCGCGTCAGATACACctctggcgatggcgtctGCATTCATGATGGCTTCATTCCGGTCAAATACGAGTTTACAAGCGTCGACGCTTCCACCCACTTTCAAGGCGACCTTCGCAAAAAGGATCTAGTCGGATTTTATGACGTCGACGTTGTTTGGTCCAATCTTCAGAGCCGCACCGACAGTTTTGGCAAAGTCAAGGGTATCGGTGCTATTCAGAGGCTTAAGCTTTGGAGAGACCGCTACACTACCTTTCACTCCTTGAGTGTGTTTGCCAACAAGACGGATCATCAGTACCGCGAATACGACATACATCATTTCGACGGCGAGCTGCGGAATCGCGATGACCGCCAAAAGTCGCTGCGTCTCAGCGTTCACGGCCGCCGAGGAAGCGTGCCCGAGGAAGCTCCTCCGCGCCGGACTTTTCGCATAAGACAGAGGGTCCGATCCGCTGGCCAGGCCAGTCAAGCGAGTCCCGAGCTGGGCCCTTCATATGCGGCCGCTCCCTTGGATATCCGACATCTGTCCATCCAATTTACTCACAAACGAG ACTACAAGCGATTTATCGAGACTTGGGCACATGCCCACAGCTCCGACCGTGAATTCAACGGCATTCCGTTTCCCCCCAACCACTTTGAACTTGCTTCACCAGATATCCTTCCTGGCTGA